From the genome of Fusarium keratoplasticum isolate Fu6.1 chromosome 11, whole genome shotgun sequence, one region includes:
- a CDS encoding Methyltransf-11 domain-containing protein — MADTKAQYELQQRYDAGSQSLEDPEVQHLINQADEMMGKPARMLIAQAGLGPSTTTSFNLVDLGCGTGLVASCVLESVQSSVLSESKILCTDVNVRFVDILMQRAQRDKWINVDAAVGDAQNSGLPEHSFSHVTINFAMHIIPDPAAVLRDTLRILKPGGVLAFSVPHVDNGHDGGWIPDLRSALESLPFQTPFPDPMPVALHGKPQWVEPEGIKAELAGHGFVDVKVETIEMIHPVANAESFLASFSMMIKWIIETYWGAEQKQQYGDGFSKTLVEHLESKHGGKGWDLHSIAILVTARTPQ, encoded by the exons ATGGCTGATACCAAGGCTCAGTACGAGCTCCAGCAACGCTACGATGCAGGCTCCCAGTCTCTCGAGGATCCCGAAGTGCAGCATTTGATCAATCAGGCGGATGAAATGATGGGCAAGCCGGCACGCATGCTGATCGCGCAAGCAGGGCTCGGCCCTTCCACCACCACGAGCTTCaatcttgttgatcttggatGCGGCACAGGTCTAGTCGCCTCTTGTGTCCTTGAATCGGTCCAGTCATCCGTCCTGTCGGAGAGCAAGATCCTCTGCACCGATGTCAATGTGCGGTTTGTTGATATCCTCATGCAACGCGCACAGAGGGACAAGTGGATCAACGTTGACGCGGCCGTCGGCGATGCTCAA AACTCGGGCCTTCCCGAGCACTCATTCAGCCATGTAACCATCAATTTCGCCATGCACATTATTCCTGATCCGGCAGCAGTCCTGCGCG ACACCCTTCGTATCCTTAAACCCGGCGGTGTCCTAGCATTCAGTGTGCCACATGTCGACAACGGCCATGACGGCGGATGGATACCGGATCTTCGGTCAGCGCTCGAGTCTCTCCCCTTCCAGACGCCGTTTCCAGACCCAATGCCGGTAGCTCTTCACGGCAAACCCCAATGGGTAGAGCCAGAAGGTATCAAAGCGGAGCTGGCCGGTCATGGTTTCGTTGATGTCAAGGTGGAAACCATAGAGATGATCCATCCAGTTGCTAATGCCGAGAGCTTTTTGGCCTCATTTTCAATGATGATCAAGTGGATTATCGAAACGTATTGGGGTGcggagcagaagcagcagtATGGAGATGGGTTTAGCAAGACGCTCGTCGAGCACCTTGAGTCGAAACATGGTGGCAAGGGTTGGGATCTCCACTCAATCGCTATTCTTGTCACTGCTCGGACGCCGCAGTAG